A window of the Salarias fasciatus chromosome 7, fSalaFa1.1, whole genome shotgun sequence genome harbors these coding sequences:
- the LOC115391448 gene encoding kelch-like protein 42, with product MKPLTQCFLILLDWLILWLKYGLRILLGVFPEADRWIVISGITETDSREADSDEWKTNEALRTFCPGDGDETKVTVQTSTHTFHVDLQRLSQSSEYFRALSQSRMRETSESLIHLDHVSSSIFYNLLQFSFHDHFKIPVEQLGEHIQVSSYLLAEDFLLKCLSVLAEKLRASNCLSYLSLAQEICCAEMKATVLTYLSRNLLELPHVIRCLNDEDKEDVVYLRTQGERRVCSLRKENLTTWKDPETERARHVLTLAGSEEGGDWRPIAEFPFRADKWCFTTVVLYNYLYIIGGYRQREKRGWEFRMASFRYNPLTDTWTATSPLIKHRRHFSAVACEGCIYAVGGWYLDSLVTPDSSTALYTAVERYDPWEDSWRFVSSLPLIDFQFTMSLSHDVPLATSLGRCVYVLGSIQRTGEKLLLQYDTQQDSWSELLPTLTRADVDLPTLYFLGSTDRLLVIGGNNSENVVTSYCVQSQKWGEVHRTEKVAFAGQGTVVENHVLMPSVEHNSVTKMDLQSFSLRSLPPLPVSTCYESAFYLHF from the exons ATGAAGCCTCTAACACAGTGCTTTCTTATACTCTTGGACTGGTTAATCTTATGGTTGAAATATGGCCTCAGAATACTTTTAGGTGTTTTTCCAGAAGCCGACCGTTGGATAGTAATCTCAGGTATCACAGAGACTGACTCACGTGAGGCGGACTCAGACGAGTGGAAAACCAATGAGGCGCTCCGCACATTCTGCCCGGGAGATGGAGACGAAACCAAGGTGACTGTCCaaaccagcacacacacctttcaT GTGGACCTTCAAAGGCTTTCCCAGAGCAGCGAGTACTTCCGGGCCTTGTCCCAGTCCAGAATGAGAGAGACCTCAGAGAGCTTGATTCACCTGGATCACGTGTCGTCTTCGATCTTTTACAATCTCCTTCAGTTCTCCTTCCATGATCATTTTAAAATCCCTGTGGAGCAGTTAGGAGAACACATCCAG GTCAGCAGCTATCTCCTGGCTGAAGACTTCCTCCTGAAGTGCCTGTCTGTCCTGGCAGAAAAGCTCAGGGCGTCCAACTGCCTGTCATACCTGAGTCTGGCTCAGGAAATCTGCTGTGCCGAGATGAAGGCGACTGTCCTGACTTACCTGAGTAGAAACCTGCTGGAGTTGCCACATGTCATCAG ATGTCTGAACGACGAGGATAAAGAGGACGTTGTTTACTTGAGGACGCAAGGGGAACGACGCGTCTGCAGTCTGAGGAAAGAGAACTTGACCACTTGGAAAGACCCGGAAACAGAAAGAGCCCGACACGTACTCACACTGGCAGGATCAGAGGAGGGTGGAGACTGGCGCCCGATCGCAGAGTTCCCCTTCAGGGCCGATAAATGGTGTTTCACTACAGTGGTGCTTTATAACTACCTGTACATCATAGGAGGCTACAGGCAGCGAGAGAAGAGAGGCTGGGAGTTCAGGATGGCCTCCTTCCGGTACAACCCCCTCACTGACACGTGGACCGCCACATCTCCTCTGATAAAG CACAGACGGCACTTCAGCGCCGTGGCCTGTGAGGGCTGTATCTATGCTGTGGGGGGCTGGTACCTGGACTCTCTGGTCACTCCCGACTCCAGCACGGCTCTTTATACCGCCGTAGAGCGCTATGATCCATGGGAAGACTCGTGGAG GTTTGTTTCGTCGCTGCCGCTCATTGACTTCCAGTTCACCATGTCCTTGTCCCATGACGTGCCCCTCGCCACCAGCCTTGGACGCTGTGTTTACGTGCTGGGGAGCATCCAGAGGACTGGAGAGAAACTGTTGCTGCAATATGACACACAGCAAG ATTCTTGGTCCGAACTGCTCCCCACCCTCACAAGAGCAGATGTGGACCTTCCTACTCTTTACTTCTTGGGGAGCACTGACAGGCTGCTGGTGATCGGTGGGAACAACTCCGAGAATGTAGTGACTTCTTACTGTGTTCAGTCACAAAAGTGGGGAGAG gtgCACAGAACTGAGAAAGTGGCGTTTGCTGGACAGGGGACAGTTGTGGAAAACCATGTCTTGATGCCAAGTGTTGAGCATAACAGTGTTACAAAGATGGATCTCCAGAGTTTCTCCCTGAGATCTCTTCCTCCCCTTCCTGTCTCCACATGCTATGAatctgcattttatttacacTTCTGA